The following proteins are co-located in the Spinactinospora alkalitolerans genome:
- a CDS encoding MoxR family ATPase, producing the protein MVLPSNGPGRRPDDRDAQRPAWWIYQGTGRPLHDATLADLLPAPPPWRDFRGGPLQPAPPEDEAELTRRLGPLRRTPPQYSDFAELNAVNSALYLRRPLLVTGAPGIGKSSLAYRISRELRLGRVLRWPITSRSTLLSGLYAYDPIARVQDIAADRAGLPGGPQDGLSGPAAAPGPSAAGAGPAVGLETAAADSGQGIGDYLQLGPLGTALLPYQTPRVLLIDELDKGNLDLANDLLDVFEEGEYRITELFRLRARQPEVTVHTDDPGGTAAVAQGHVRCRAFPIIVMTSNGEREFPAAFRRRCLPLELDPPDGRQLGDMVAAHFAQRLSLDDPEAEKNAAEAKALVQRFLEYQEQRGGLATDQLLNSIYLATSGAGDSSPSWSKVLDLLWQRLTETEPGSG; encoded by the coding sequence ATGGTCCTCCCCTCGAACGGCCCCGGACGCCGGCCCGACGATCGAGACGCCCAGCGCCCCGCCTGGTGGATCTACCAGGGGACGGGGCGGCCGCTGCACGACGCCACGCTCGCCGACCTCCTCCCCGCGCCGCCGCCGTGGCGCGACTTCCGGGGCGGACCGCTCCAGCCGGCACCGCCCGAGGACGAGGCCGAGCTGACCCGGCGCCTGGGCCCCCTGCGCCGGACGCCGCCCCAGTACAGCGACTTCGCCGAGTTGAACGCGGTCAACTCCGCCCTCTACCTGCGCCGGCCGCTGCTCGTCACGGGCGCGCCCGGCATCGGCAAGTCCAGCCTGGCCTACCGGATCAGCCGCGAGCTCCGGCTCGGCCGGGTGCTGCGCTGGCCGATCACCAGCAGGAGCACCCTGCTGTCCGGGCTCTACGCCTACGACCCGATCGCCAGGGTCCAGGACATCGCCGCCGACCGCGCCGGACTGCCGGGCGGGCCGCAGGACGGCCTCTCCGGCCCGGCCGCCGCCCCCGGCCCCTCCGCCGCCGGGGCCGGACCCGCGGTCGGGCTCGAGACCGCGGCCGCCGATTCCGGCCAGGGCATCGGCGACTACCTCCAACTGGGTCCGCTGGGCACCGCGCTGCTGCCGTACCAGACCCCGCGGGTACTGCTCATCGACGAGCTGGACAAGGGCAACCTCGACCTCGCCAACGACCTCCTCGACGTCTTCGAGGAGGGCGAGTACCGCATCACCGAGCTGTTCCGGCTGCGCGCCCGGCAGCCGGAGGTGACGGTGCACACCGACGACCCCGGGGGCACCGCCGCCGTCGCGCAGGGCCACGTGCGCTGCCGCGCCTTCCCGATCATCGTCATGACCAGCAACGGCGAACGGGAGTTCCCCGCGGCCTTCCGCCGGCGCTGCCTCCCGCTGGAGCTCGACCCGCCCGACGGCAGGCAGCTCGGCGACATGGTGGCCGCGCACTTCGCGCAGCGGCTCAGCCTGGACGACCCCGAGGCGGAGAAGAACGCCGCCGAGGCCAAGGCGCTCGTCCAGCGCTTCCTGGAGTACCAGGAGCAGCGCGGCGGGCTGGCCACCGATCAGTTACTCAACTCCATCTATCTCGCGACTTCTGGAGCCGGCGACTCCAGCCCATCCTGGAGCAAGGTGCTGGACCTCCTCTGGCAACGCCTGACCGAGACGGAGCCGGGCAGCGGATGA
- a CDS encoding AAA family ATPase, whose product MVHSSASDDGHPDAPGPTGDGHRSARPAERADPGWWIYRGSGRPGRSPSPIDALPPPPPWRRFHGGPALPGPTAPDPEMERVLGPADNPAPRHRDPKEIDAVNAALYLRRPLLVTGRPGVGKSTLAYRVSRELGLGRVLRWSINSRSTVRSGLYEYDPIARVHDISAAGPGPGADGAAGERHPIGSYIRLGPLGTAMLAHARPRVLVIDEFDKSDIDLANDLLDVLETGSYRIPELARISETTPEAEVRTDDPGGTAAVRGGAVTCSAFPFIVITSNGEREFPPPFLRRCLALHLDDPDPEQLADIIAAHLDRPEGAGDRELIARFIEARRSREGLAVDQLLNSVFLATSMRDSGGEPWDEEWFSRVLTLLWHRLAGSN is encoded by the coding sequence ATGGTTCATTCCTCAGCATCCGACGACGGACACCCCGACGCACCCGGGCCCACCGGTGACGGCCACCGGTCCGCCCGGCCGGCGGAGCGGGCGGACCCCGGCTGGTGGATCTACCGCGGCTCGGGCCGCCCCGGCCGGTCGCCGTCGCCGATCGACGCGCTGCCGCCCCCTCCCCCGTGGCGGCGCTTCCACGGCGGGCCCGCACTGCCCGGCCCGACCGCGCCCGACCCGGAGATGGAACGCGTCCTGGGCCCCGCGGACAATCCGGCGCCGCGGCACCGCGACCCCAAGGAGATCGACGCGGTCAACGCGGCGCTCTACCTGCGGCGGCCGCTCCTGGTCACGGGCCGGCCCGGGGTCGGCAAGTCCACGCTGGCCTACCGCGTCTCCAGGGAGCTGGGCCTGGGCAGGGTGCTGCGCTGGTCCATCAACAGCAGGAGCACCGTGCGGTCGGGGCTGTACGAATACGACCCCATCGCGCGGGTGCACGACATCTCGGCGGCGGGTCCGGGGCCCGGCGCCGACGGCGCGGCCGGAGAGCGCCACCCGATCGGCTCCTACATCCGGCTGGGCCCGCTGGGGACGGCCATGCTCGCCCACGCCCGGCCGCGGGTCCTGGTCATCGACGAGTTCGACAAGAGCGACATCGACCTCGCCAACGACCTGCTCGACGTCTTGGAGACGGGCTCCTACCGCATCCCCGAGCTCGCCCGGATCAGCGAGACCACGCCCGAGGCCGAGGTGCGCACCGACGACCCCGGGGGCACGGCCGCCGTCCGGGGCGGCGCGGTCACCTGCTCGGCCTTCCCGTTCATCGTCATCACCAGCAACGGCGAGCGCGAGTTCCCCCCGCCGTTCCTGCGCCGCTGCCTGGCGCTGCACCTGGACGACCCCGACCCCGAGCAGCTCGCCGACATCATCGCCGCGCACCTGGACCGGCCGGAGGGGGCCGGTGACCGCGAGCTGATCGCACGGTTCATCGAGGCCCGCCGCTCGCGCGAAGGACTCGCCGTCGACCAGCTACTGAACTCGGTCTTCCTCGCCACTTCCATGCGCGATTCCGGCGGCGAACCATGGGACGAGGAGTGGTTCTCCCGTGTCCTGACGCTCCTATGGCACCGGCTGGCGGGGTCGAATTGA
- the fxsT gene encoding FxSxx-COOH system tetratricopeptide repeat protein, giving the protein MNSADHPDGNAPGAASGRPSDRAPDGPSPAPSPAFPAPGGPSRPPLWREDIADRLWLAAHRAAAEAGPGPAGAAAPEPPAAPRREPPPLRERTEAGDRAHGPGGGRADGPAPRDRLREPSGRPAERSPDPPRPRPALLPAPKAAPHLADGADVAAPLGPGAGLDRALTDHHGLQRALRPLRRWREDPARAEFDEEATAAGFAERLLHALQGPRGEGRPARGAPGVRVLPRERPRRQRAFDLTFLLDDSASMLLHRPLAEEFIGFVTGLGVFRRVTVVRFDSDKTDSERIEIRGPLPDDPERLFTGSEGRELALALTDGVGTGWESEGVQSWLSRWGRRCALGVVHLLRREQWRDTGLRLHRAELTAPGSGAPGTVPPNHRYAAASRAPLPAAMAAGVFEGAVAVPVLELGRDSLHRWARFATRGSRAHVGPVLLARRHPRGDPARPSGEQGAPPEGLPPAHPSGGARVSRFRAAASPTAFELAVCLAAVPLSLPIMRMVQRMLPGCRPSHLTEVLYGELVYWLDADADRGALSSPATLALEFHDGVRAALIARGGRRGRTLSVMRAVTDHFGAQVPWFPQLGRILRDPVRESPPRAPTRIERPFAHTVIAALRALGGAYHSAADHIADHITGQPADQRAAPDAGEKSPAPRRRPGPGRNGEPPRIHRRSEPSDSGVPAPLVWREFDAASGTANSVSGAEPAEPSESAGPAGPAGKPSEEPLRDNWDNDDVTISSSRADLPPAQNRETRTPPSDAEPAFHPPSGGGDVAMSRHPAGTPDPPPGALPAVWGTVPQRNDRFTGRGAMLGELESHVRSGTTAVVPTALHGLGGVGKTQLALEYLYRHRGDYHLIWWIPAEHIGQVQQSLIDLCHRIVPGVGPGSDPSASTAVPLVLEALRSGRPYRNWLLVYDNAGDPEALRPYLPTDGPGDIIVTSRDGAWRDSSSRFLEVHVFERAESVELLRKRGPELSDGDADLIAAELEDLPLAVEQAAVWLRETMMPAAEYLRLFRDKTAELLKSSRPISGYPTSLAAAWNVSLEQLRRSSPGALQLLQVCSFLAAQPIPRALFLSARSVPAPPELGEMLGDPIKLGRALRAVDRYALAHRDLANSTIQLHRLVQRVLQIPLSREEKDALRHCAHMLLANHDPHNPHAAREWPRYSELLPHVWVSAAVDCADPWARQLVIHQVQFLRAWGDYGESARLGEWAVSHWTEKLGADHAQTLRASLALAPALRRLDRLDDAYRLSLRTHEILAEQRGADDEETLDAAQELVYDLRLRGDVPGALELSESLYRRYRDLLGEEDPATVEAGHSYTSDLRISGDFSRALDIDQRLHPQAMRLLGPDALRTFSIRNAIGVDLLETGRYRDGLAALAELTEDARRVFGESGPHTLAALRSLSVAQRRSGRYGAAVQTSGLALERSLERYGEQHGNTVLTKACHTLSLAQSDRLDEALRIAGQVAESYRSRFGEGHHTALAAEVNLALVLRRLGRVQEAWELDGAALPALVGALGENHPTSVVCAINTASDQAALGSIDEAALRGADIVARCRRVFSADHPLTLAAARNLALDRQALNGAADRAADGGADGTTGVDADLEEVRLRYERVMGAEHPATLSVPRRTRADCDIYLMSVI; this is encoded by the coding sequence TTGAACAGTGCCGACCACCCCGACGGCAACGCGCCCGGTGCGGCATCGGGCCGCCCGTCCGACCGTGCCCCCGATGGCCCCTCCCCCGCGCCGTCCCCCGCCTTCCCCGCGCCCGGCGGTCCCTCGCGGCCCCCGCTGTGGCGCGAGGACATCGCCGACCGGCTGTGGCTGGCCGCGCACCGGGCGGCCGCCGAAGCGGGCCCCGGCCCCGCCGGCGCTGCGGCCCCGGAGCCCCCGGCCGCGCCCCGGCGGGAGCCGCCGCCCCTACGGGAGCGCACCGAAGCCGGCGACCGGGCGCACGGCCCGGGAGGCGGGCGGGCCGACGGCCCGGCGCCGCGCGACCGCCTCCGGGAGCCGTCCGGGCGGCCCGCCGAGCGCTCCCCCGATCCGCCGCGCCCCCGGCCCGCGCTGCTGCCCGCCCCGAAGGCCGCGCCGCACCTGGCCGACGGCGCCGACGTCGCGGCCCCGCTCGGGCCGGGCGCCGGCCTGGACCGGGCCCTCACCGACCACCACGGCCTGCAGCGGGCCCTGCGGCCGCTGCGCCGGTGGCGCGAGGACCCCGCGCGCGCCGAGTTCGACGAGGAGGCGACGGCCGCCGGGTTCGCCGAGCGGCTCCTGCACGCGCTCCAGGGCCCCCGCGGTGAGGGGCGCCCCGCACGCGGGGCGCCCGGCGTGCGCGTCCTGCCGCGGGAGCGCCCCCGCAGGCAGCGCGCCTTCGACCTGACCTTCCTCCTCGACGACAGCGCATCGATGCTGCTGCACCGGCCGCTGGCCGAGGAGTTCATCGGCTTCGTCACCGGCCTGGGCGTGTTCCGGCGCGTCACCGTCGTCCGGTTCGACTCCGACAAGACCGACAGCGAGCGGATCGAGATCCGCGGCCCTCTGCCGGACGATCCGGAGCGGCTGTTCACCGGCTCCGAGGGCCGGGAGCTGGCACTGGCGCTGACCGACGGGGTCGGCACCGGCTGGGAGAGCGAGGGCGTGCAGTCCTGGCTGTCGCGATGGGGCCGCCGCTGCGCCCTGGGCGTGGTGCACCTGCTGCGCAGGGAGCAGTGGCGCGACACCGGCCTGCGCCTGCACCGGGCGGAGCTGACCGCTCCCGGCTCCGGAGCGCCGGGGACGGTCCCGCCGAACCACCGCTACGCCGCGGCGTCGCGGGCGCCGCTGCCGGCCGCGATGGCAGCGGGGGTGTTCGAGGGCGCGGTGGCGGTGCCCGTGCTGGAACTCGGCCGGGACTCGCTGCACCGCTGGGCCCGTTTCGCGACCCGCGGCTCCCGGGCCCACGTCGGCCCCGTGCTGCTCGCCCGCAGGCATCCGCGCGGGGACCCGGCACGGCCGTCCGGCGAGCAGGGCGCACCGCCCGAGGGCCTGCCGCCCGCGCACCCGTCCGGCGGCGCCAGGGTCTCCCGGTTCAGGGCCGCGGCCTCGCCCACCGCGTTCGAACTGGCGGTGTGCCTGGCAGCGGTCCCGCTCTCCCTGCCGATCATGCGGATGGTGCAGCGCATGCTGCCAGGGTGCCGGCCCTCGCACCTCACCGAGGTGCTCTACGGGGAACTGGTGTACTGGCTGGACGCCGACGCCGATCGAGGGGCGCTGTCGTCGCCGGCCACGCTCGCGCTGGAGTTCCACGACGGCGTGCGGGCCGCGCTCATCGCCCGGGGCGGGCGGCGCGGCCGGACCCTTTCCGTCATGCGCGCGGTCACCGACCATTTCGGTGCGCAGGTGCCGTGGTTCCCGCAACTCGGGAGAATTCTGCGCGATCCCGTCCGGGAATCGCCGCCGAGGGCGCCGACCCGGATCGAGCGGCCTTTCGCGCACACCGTTATCGCCGCACTTCGGGCACTGGGCGGGGCCTATCACAGCGCGGCCGACCACATCGCCGACCACATCACCGGTCAACCCGCCGACCAGCGAGCGGCCCCGGACGCCGGCGAGAAATCCCCCGCTCCCCGCCGCCGACCGGGACCCGGCCGAAACGGCGAACCGCCGCGTATTCACCGGCGGAGCGAGCCTTCGGATTCCGGCGTGCCCGCTCCTTTAGTATGGCGTGAATTCGACGCGGCCTCCGGGACGGCGAATTCCGTATCCGGCGCCGAGCCGGCCGAGCCGTCTGAATCGGCTGGACCGGCTGGACCGGCCGGAAAGCCTTCCGAGGAACCGCTCCGCGACAACTGGGACAACGACGACGTGACGATTTCGAGTTCCCGCGCAGACCTTCCGCCGGCGCAGAACCGGGAGACGCGGACACCGCCCTCGGATGCCGAGCCGGCGTTCCATCCCCCGTCCGGTGGAGGAGACGTGGCCATGAGCAGACACCCCGCCGGAACGCCCGATCCGCCGCCCGGCGCGCTCCCCGCGGTCTGGGGCACGGTGCCCCAGCGCAACGACCGCTTCACCGGGCGGGGCGCGATGCTGGGGGAACTGGAGTCCCACGTCCGCTCCGGGACCACGGCGGTGGTGCCGACCGCGCTGCACGGCCTCGGCGGCGTCGGCAAGACCCAGTTGGCGCTGGAGTACCTCTACCGCCACCGCGGCGACTACCACCTCATCTGGTGGATCCCGGCCGAGCACATCGGGCAGGTGCAGCAGTCGCTGATCGACCTGTGCCACAGGATCGTCCCCGGAGTCGGCCCCGGCTCCGACCCGAGCGCGAGCACCGCCGTTCCGCTGGTCCTGGAGGCGCTGCGCAGCGGCCGGCCGTACCGGAACTGGCTGCTGGTCTACGACAACGCCGGCGACCCCGAGGCCCTGCGGCCCTACCTGCCCACCGACGGCCCCGGCGACATCATCGTCACCTCGCGCGACGGCGCGTGGCGCGACTCCAGCTCGCGGTTCTTGGAGGTCCACGTCTTCGAACGGGCCGAGAGCGTCGAACTGCTGCGCAAGCGCGGGCCCGAACTCTCCGACGGCGACGCCGACCTGATCGCCGCGGAGTTGGAGGACCTCCCGCTGGCCGTCGAGCAGGCGGCGGTCTGGCTGCGCGAGACGATGATGCCGGCCGCCGAGTACCTGCGCCTGTTCCGGGACAAGACGGCGGAGCTGCTCAAGAGCAGCCGCCCGATCAGCGGCTACCCGACCTCGCTGGCCGCGGCGTGGAACGTGTCGCTGGAGCAGTTGCGGCGCAGCAGCCCCGGGGCGCTGCAGTTGCTGCAGGTCTGCTCCTTCCTGGCCGCCCAGCCCATCCCGCGGGCGCTCTTCCTCAGCGCACGCAGCGTGCCGGCGCCCCCTGAGCTCGGCGAGATGCTCGGCGACCCGATCAAACTGGGCCGGGCGCTGCGCGCCGTCGACCGCTACGCGCTCGCCCACCGCGACCTCGCCAACAGCACGATCCAGCTGCACCGCCTGGTCCAGCGGGTGCTGCAGATCCCGCTGAGCCGGGAGGAGAAGGACGCGCTGCGGCACTGCGCCCACATGCTCCTGGCCAACCACGATCCGCACAATCCGCACGCCGCGCGCGAATGGCCGCGCTACAGCGAGCTGCTGCCGCACGTGTGGGTCTCGGCCGCGGTGGACTGCGCCGACCCCTGGGCGCGCCAGTTGGTCATCCACCAGGTGCAGTTCCTGCGCGCGTGGGGCGACTACGGCGAGAGCGCGCGGCTGGGCGAGTGGGCGGTGTCCCACTGGACCGAGAAGCTGGGCGCCGACCACGCCCAGACCCTGCGCGCCTCGCTGGCGCTGGCGCCCGCGCTGCGCCGCCTGGACCGGCTGGACGACGCCTACCGGCTGAGCCTGCGCACCCACGAGATCCTGGCCGAGCAGCGCGGCGCCGACGACGAGGAGACCCTCGACGCCGCCCAGGAGCTGGTCTATGACCTGCGGCTGCGAGGTGACGTCCCCGGCGCGCTGGAGCTGAGCGAGTCGCTCTACCGGCGCTACCGCGACCTGCTGGGCGAGGAGGACCCCGCCACGGTCGAGGCCGGCCACTCCTACACCAGCGACTTGCGGATCTCCGGCGATTTCAGCCGTGCGCTGGACATCGACCAGCGGCTCCACCCGCAGGCGATGCGGCTGCTGGGCCCCGATGCGCTGCGCACGTTCTCGATCCGCAACGCCATCGGCGTGGACCTGCTGGAGACCGGCCGCTACCGCGACGGGCTCGCGGCGCTGGCCGAGCTCACCGAGGACGCCCGGCGCGTCTTCGGGGAGAGCGGCCCGCACACCCTGGCGGCGCTGCGCTCCCTGTCGGTGGCCCAGCGGCGCAGCGGGCGGTACGGGGCGGCCGTGCAGACGTCCGGGCTGGCGCTGGAGCGCAGCCTGGAGCGCTACGGCGAGCAGCACGGCAACACCGTGCTGACCAAGGCCTGCCACACCCTGTCGCTGGCCCAGAGCGACCGCCTGGACGAGGCGCTGCGCATCGCCGGACAGGTCGCCGAGAGCTACCGCTCGCGCTTCGGCGAGGGGCACCACACCGCACTGGCCGCCGAGGTGAACCTGGCGCTCGTCCTGCGCCGGCTGGGCCGCGTCCAGGAGGCCTGGGAGCTCGACGGCGCGGCGCTGCCGGCGCTGGTGGGCGCCCTCGGTGAGAACCACCCCACCAGCGTGGTGTGCGCGATCAACACGGCCAGCGACCAGGCGGCGCTGGGGTCGATCGACGAGGCTGCGCTGCGCGGCGCCGACATCGTCGCCCGCTGCAGGCGCGTCTTCTCCGCCGACCACCCGCTGACCCTGGCCGCGGCCCGCAACCTCGCCCTGGACCGGCAGGCGCTGAACGGCGCCGCGGACCGTGCCGCGGACGGCGGCGCGGACGGGACGACCGGCGTCGACGCCGACCTCGAAGAGGTGCGGCTGCGCTACGAGCGGGTGATGGGCGCCGAGCACCCCGCGACCCTGTCCGTCCCCCGCAGGACCCGGGCCGACTGCGACATCTACCTGATGAGCGTCATCTAA
- a CDS encoding DUF397 domain-containing protein, producing MDNEQVSPGTGSGARLDGAAGGVRDRVRGRSAPAHSEAWVKSRYSEDDVNCVEAARGGPAFTEIRDSHDTSGPILQFPHGEWSSFVTAVRSGALA from the coding sequence ATGGACAACGAGCAGGTATCGCCCGGCACGGGTTCCGGCGCGCGATTGGACGGTGCGGCGGGCGGAGTGCGGGACCGGGTGCGCGGCCGATCGGCCCCGGCGCATTCCGAGGCGTGGGTGAAGTCCCGGTACAGCGAAGACGACGTCAACTGCGTGGAGGCCGCGAGAGGTGGTCCGGCATTCACGGAGATACGCGACTCCCACGATACCAGCGGCCCGATTCTGCAATTCCCGCACGGCGAATGGAGCTCGTTCGTCACCGCGGTCAGGAGCGGCGCGCTCGCCTGA
- a CDS encoding VMAP-C domain-containing protein has translation MSASPRTSPAWAVRVLRPDGKEVAGSGVLIAGDQILTCAHVVNAALRPRSAQARTVPWPHPSEDEAVLIDSPSVHAGWRARASVVPGAWFVDSSPWDIAVLRLEHPAPDVFGPAPLHCCGDPDRREVDVCGYPGRGEGAVWSYNRMHDKGGARPGYIQLESRTGSGAAISRGYSGAGVREARTGAVIGLATTSYTDPGSKLGFMLPLELIRDAWPGLRDLLAPATGADGGDGGHGSPIEAVCLELARITALAGASDRARLVRMVNRNLPRPLDAAPAPDMRAHLFDIVEECWQAQGGRYALRRAVSFLFPDSPAHELLNRLSAPTTDRLFSADAEQRVKELLSGLDFPSLRDVFSIAAAKAGADIHAVGFPDAWGAFRLLLDCMADHGVPPYLLFAQMVLDELTEGDAVGAGAAGGPAGAHRVDRLRDWISGQADLLEAAGVTDVMERLEELRSARKPGRDHLPLYLIFQIETEEEGAGDIATAPCALTPWRQTNPVRWEPQPMATESLSVADLARRVPELITQADTGWAHHFDRDLVLEFALSRDLMGLDVDLWPLTIADGMPTVPIGIEYDVVVRGLERQLAPLRKRSRRWRTLAGPGPAGSGRTPPIHWIPERGYRDDRELMARLMRDRDSVAGVLSAPPHHDRGRKELFATLYAGISVLIWDREHRSGPAFRDFLKGMIGASGHDGIFTLKKSIRDLRLEAFSVDSQEDDAPGRDISLFWDDPDRPLQTGVRLSEPA, from the coding sequence TTGTCCGCATCCCCCAGGACGTCCCCGGCGTGGGCGGTGCGTGTTCTGCGGCCGGACGGCAAGGAGGTCGCGGGGTCCGGCGTCCTGATCGCCGGCGACCAGATTCTGACCTGCGCCCACGTGGTCAACGCCGCGCTGCGTCCGCGCTCCGCGCAGGCGCGGACGGTGCCGTGGCCGCATCCGTCGGAGGACGAGGCGGTGCTGATCGACAGCCCGTCGGTGCACGCGGGCTGGCGGGCCCGCGCATCGGTGGTCCCCGGGGCCTGGTTCGTCGACTCCTCCCCGTGGGACATCGCCGTGCTCCGGCTGGAGCATCCCGCGCCCGACGTCTTCGGGCCGGCCCCGCTGCACTGCTGCGGGGATCCCGACCGGCGGGAGGTCGACGTGTGCGGCTACCCCGGCAGGGGCGAGGGCGCCGTCTGGTCCTACAACCGCATGCACGACAAGGGCGGCGCACGCCCCGGCTACATCCAGTTGGAGAGCCGCACCGGGTCGGGCGCGGCCATCAGCAGGGGCTACAGCGGGGCCGGGGTCCGCGAGGCCCGCACGGGAGCGGTCATCGGCCTGGCCACGACCTCCTACACCGACCCCGGTTCCAAACTCGGCTTCATGCTCCCGCTGGAACTCATCAGGGACGCCTGGCCCGGGCTGCGGGACCTGCTGGCCCCGGCCACGGGCGCGGACGGCGGGGACGGCGGGCACGGCTCCCCGATCGAGGCGGTCTGCCTCGAACTGGCCAGGATCACCGCTCTGGCCGGCGCATCGGACCGGGCACGGCTGGTCAGGATGGTCAACCGGAATCTGCCCCGGCCGCTGGACGCCGCGCCGGCCCCCGACATGCGGGCCCACCTCTTCGACATCGTGGAGGAGTGCTGGCAGGCGCAGGGCGGGCGCTACGCGCTGCGCAGGGCGGTCTCCTTCCTGTTCCCCGACAGCCCGGCGCACGAGCTGCTGAACCGGCTGTCCGCTCCGACGACCGACCGCCTCTTCAGCGCCGACGCCGAGCAGCGCGTGAAGGAGCTGCTGTCCGGCCTGGACTTCCCCTCGCTGCGCGACGTCTTCAGCATCGCCGCGGCCAAGGCCGGCGCCGACATCCACGCCGTCGGCTTCCCCGACGCCTGGGGCGCCTTCCGGCTGCTGCTGGACTGCATGGCCGACCACGGGGTCCCGCCCTACCTGCTCTTCGCGCAGATGGTCCTCGACGAGCTGACCGAAGGCGACGCGGTCGGCGCGGGCGCGGCCGGCGGACCGGCGGGCGCGCACCGCGTCGACCGGCTGCGCGACTGGATCTCCGGACAGGCCGACCTGCTGGAGGCGGCCGGGGTCACCGATGTCATGGAGCGGCTGGAGGAGCTGCGCTCGGCTCGCAAGCCGGGGCGGGACCATCTGCCGCTCTACCTGATCTTCCAGATCGAGACCGAGGAGGAGGGCGCGGGGGACATCGCGACCGCGCCCTGCGCCCTGACGCCATGGCGTCAGACGAACCCGGTCCGCTGGGAGCCCCAGCCGATGGCGACCGAGAGTCTCAGCGTCGCCGATCTCGCCCGGCGGGTGCCGGAGCTGATCACCCAGGCCGACACCGGCTGGGCGCACCACTTCGACCGCGACCTGGTCCTGGAGTTCGCCCTCTCCAGGGACCTCATGGGGCTGGACGTCGACCTGTGGCCGCTGACGATCGCCGACGGGATGCCGACCGTTCCCATCGGAATCGAATACGACGTGGTCGTGCGCGGCCTGGAAAGGCAGTTGGCCCCGCTGCGCAAGCGGAGCCGGCGCTGGCGGACGCTGGCCGGCCCCGGACCGGCCGGCTCCGGACGCACCCCCCCGATCCACTGGATTCCCGAGCGGGGCTACCGCGATGACCGCGAACTGATGGCGCGGCTGATGCGCGACCGCGACTCGGTGGCCGGCGTGCTGAGCGCACCGCCGCACCACGACCGCGGCAGGAAGGAGCTGTTCGCGACCCTGTACGCCGGTATTTCAGTACTCATTTGGGACAGGGAACACCGTTCCGGTCCGGCTTTCCGCGACTTCCTGAAAGGAATGATCGGGGCGAGCGGACACGACGGGATATTCACCCTGAAAAAGTCGATACGGGACTTGCGGCTCGAGGCGTTTTCGGTAGATTCTCAGGAGGACGATGCGCCCGGGCGCGATATCTCGCTTTTTTGGGACGACCCCGACCGACCATTGCAGACCGGTGTCCGGCTGAGCGAGCCGGCATGA
- a CDS encoding YdcF family protein yields the protein MNTDFMSAGIDAGTRADARMLWDFHEAPAHEGGDRPADVVLALGSHDLRVAEYAGRMWAEGAAPLLILSGNRGRRTSGGGGHARWERSEAEEFADVARETAGVPEAAMLLERRATNTGENFAFGRALAAGHGLDVRSAVVTAKPYMGRRALATAAVHWPGVQWAFRCFSGGYDGYPDGLRSEVELVHFLVGDLQRLTAYADRGWSAPVPIPDEVRAACARLIARGFTDHAVAPETPRP from the coding sequence GTGAACACCGATTTCATGAGCGCGGGCATCGACGCCGGCACCCGGGCCGACGCCCGGATGCTGTGGGACTTCCACGAGGCGCCCGCGCACGAGGGCGGCGACCGGCCCGCCGATGTGGTCCTCGCGCTCGGCAGCCACGACCTGCGCGTGGCCGAATACGCCGGGCGGATGTGGGCCGAGGGGGCCGCGCCGCTGCTGATCCTGTCCGGGAACCGCGGCCGGCGCACCTCCGGAGGCGGCGGGCACGCCCGCTGGGAGCGTTCCGAGGCCGAGGAGTTCGCCGACGTGGCGCGGGAGACCGCCGGGGTGCCGGAGGCGGCGATGCTGCTGGAGCGGCGGGCCACCAACACCGGGGAGAACTTCGCGTTCGGCCGGGCGCTCGCCGCCGGGCACGGACTGGACGTGCGCAGCGCCGTGGTGACCGCCAAGCCCTACATGGGTCGGCGCGCGCTGGCCACCGCCGCCGTGCACTGGCCCGGCGTGCAGTGGGCCTTCCGCTGCTTCTCCGGCGGCTACGACGGCTATCCCGACGGGCTCCGCTCCGAGGTGGAACTGGTCCACTTCCTCGTCGGGGACCTGCAGCGCCTCACCGCCTACGCCGACCGGGGCTGGAGCGCACCGGTGCCGATCCCCGACGAGGTGCGCGCGGCGTGCGCCCGCCTGATCGCACGGGGCTTCACCGACCACGCCGTCGCGCCGGAGACGCCCCGGCCCTGA